Below is a genomic region from candidate division KSB1 bacterium.
CTAATGCACCTTGGCCGGGCGTACACCGTGCAATGCTCAATCGTTATCGGTGCCGATGGCGTGGAGTCGCGCGTGGGGCGATGGGCAGGTTTGCGCACACATGTGAGCTTGCACGACATCGAAAGTTGCGCCCAGGTGACGGCTAGCAACGTGGAGATCGAAGACACGCATTGCCACTTTTACTTTGGACGCGAGGTCGCTCCAGGTGGCTATGCCTGGGTCTTCCCCAAGGGCAACGGAGTGGCGAACATCGGCCTCGGGGTTTCCGGCGACTGCGCGCGAACCAAGCCGGCGTGGGTGTATCTGGAGCAGTTCCTGGCCGCACGCTTCCCACGCGTCTCGGTGCTCACGACCGTAGCAGGAGGCGTACCAGTTGCCCGCCCCTTGAAGCGAATGGTAAGTCACGGGCTCATGTTAGTGGGCGACGCCGCACGCCAGGCCAATCCGGTCTCCGGCGGCGGCATTGTGTCCGGGATGATTGCCGCCAAAATCGCCGGCGAGGTGGCAGCCCAGGCCATTAAAGAGAGCGACGTGTCCCAACAACGACTCCAGGAGTACGCGGACCGGTGGCATGACCAGGAAGGGAAGGCTCACGAGCGTTTCTATCGGTTGAAAGAGGCCATCTGGCGACTGACGGACGAAGACCTCAACCGTACCGCCGAGGCCTATTTGCGCACTGCGCCTGAGAAGCGCTCGCTCCTCAACTTGTTCGCCACCGCCTTGGTCAATCAGCCAAAGCTCATAGTCGAAGCAGCAAAGGTCTTTGTCTGAGGGAGTACCCCGAATGCCCGAGCTTTGCGACCCACAAGAAAGGCGCGTGCTCACCATACCCAATGCACTGTCTGTGGCGCGCCTTTGCCTACTGCCCTTCATCTATGGCTTGCTCCGGCAGGAGACGCGGCAGGCGGACCTTGTTGCCGCCGCGCTGATGGCTGCGGGCGCCGCCACCGACTTTTTGGACGGAGTACTGGCCAGACTGTTGCGGCAAACATCCAATGTGGGTCGGATTCTTGACCCACTGGCTGACAAGATCTTTGCCATATTCATCCTTCTCGTGCTAGTGGGTCTGGGAAGACTGCCCAGCTGGTACGCGGCGGCCGTAGTGGCGCGCGACCTGATCATCGTCCTGGGAGGTGCATACCTGGTTTTGGGCAAACGTTTTGTCTCGGAGTCAAATCGCGCAGGCAAGTGGGCAGCCTTTTCGATAGTGGTAGTCATCCTTGTGCACACGCTTCGCATACAGAGCATGGCCGCGCCCGTGAGGTGGCTCTCGTTACTGCTCTTGCTTACCTCGGTGGTCAGTTACGCCACGGTGTTTGCGCGCATCCTGCAGAGACGGACACTTGTTTCGGCGAACGCGGTTGCAGACCAGGCAATGAAGAGGGAAGCATGAGCGGCGTGATGGGGCGTCTGCGCTCAGGCCTTGTCAAAACGAGGCAGGCGCTGAGTGAACGGTTGGCCCGGGTGGTAGGGGCAGCAAGGCGCGCTGACCCAGAGTTCCTCGCGGAGCTTGAAGAGGCGCTCATCGCTGCTGATGTGGGCGTCATGGGAGCCGAGGCGGTAGTACAACGGCTGGGCGAACTTTTGGCCACAAGGCCCGGGGCGGATTCAGCCCAGGTGCTGGCTTTGCTGAAGGAGGAAATGGTCAGCCTGCTGAACCGAAGCGACAACTCTCCTTTTCTCGCTGGTGAGAAGCCGCATGTGGTGCTGGTCGTGGGCGTCAACGGTACCGGCAAGACCACGACCATTGGCAAGCTTGCGTACCATTACCGCCAACAGGGCAAGAAGGTGCTTTTGGCTGCAGCGGACACGTTTCGCGCCGCTGCCAGCGAGCAATTGGCAATCTGGGCGGAGCGCGCGGGGGCAGATCTGGTGAGCACCAAGCCGGGCGCCGATCCGGCCGCAGTGGCCTTCGACGCCCTAAACGCTGCTTTGGCCCGCGGAGTAGATGTGTTGATCGTTGATACCGCCGGCCGCCTGCACACAAAAGTCAACCTGATGGAGGAGGTGCGAAAGATCCGCCGGGTCCTCGAGCGGCGGCTTCCCGGAGCTCCGCATGAGGTGCTCCTCGTCATCGATGCCACCACAGGCCAGAATGGCCTCTCGCAAGCCAGACAATTTACGCAGGCCACTGGGGTGAGCGGTATTGTGCTCACCAAACTGGACGGCACGGCCAAAGGAGGCATCGCCGTGGCTATCTGCCAGGAGTTGGGCGTGCCGGTGCGCTGGGTAGGCGTGGGCGAAGACATCGACGATCTGGCACCGTTCGATGCCCGCGAGTTCGTGGAGGGGCTCTTCGCATGAAGATCGCTGTGGTGCCCCTCGGCTGCCCCAAGAACACCGTGGACCTGGAGTGGGTGCTGGGGGCTCTGCTTGGACCAGGCGTGCAGCTAGTGAGCCGGGCAAGGACGGCGGACGCAGTGATCGTGCACACCTGCGCCTTCATCCGCCCCGCTGTCGAGGAAGCGATAGAAACAATTGTTGAAGTCTCGCGGTTGAAAGAAGCGGGCAAAGCCAAGGTAATCGTGACCGGCTGCCTGCCCCAGCGATTTGGCCGACGTGTGGCGGCGCTTCTGCCCGCCGTGGACCTGGTGGTGAGCGAGCGTGAGCCGCGACGGATTGCTGCCCGAGTGCGAGGCCTCCTCGGGCTCCCTGCTTCGCCGTGCTCTGCCGAGCGATGGAGCCTTGGGCCTGCCCACTATGCGTACCTGAAGATTGCCGAAGGGTGCGATAATCGCTGCGCGTACTGCACCATCCCGATCATCAAGGGGAAGTATCGGAGCAGACCTATAGAAGCCATTGTCAAGGAGGCACGCGGCCTGGCGGAGCGGGGCGTCCAGGAGCTCATTGTTGTGGCGCAGGACACCACATACTTCGGAGGCGAGACAGGTGGCGCCTCCTCGCTTCCTGCGCTGTTGCGCGCCTTGTCCTCTATCGATGGACCCCGCTGGATCCGGCTTATGTACACCCATCCGGCCCGCGTGGACGACCGGCTCATCGAGGTCCTGGCAGAGGAAGAGCGCTTGTGCAAGTACCTGGATATTCCGATCCAGCATGCCTCTGACCGCATTTTGGCTGCTATGGGAAGGCGGACCACGCGTGCCCAGCTCGAGCAGGTGCTGCAGCGCCTCCGCGACCGTATTCCTGGCCTCGCCCTTCGCTCAACCGTCATGGTGGGATTCCCAGGGGAGACTGAGGAGGACTTTCAGACGTTACTGGACTTTTTGCAGGATGCGCGTTTTGAGCACCTTGGGGTCTTCACGTATTACCCGGAGCAGGGTACGCGGGCGGCGCGCATGCGAGGGCAGCTCTCCGACGAGGAAAAACAGCTACGTCACGCCGAGGTGCTCGACCTCCAGGCCAGACTGAGTGCCGCGCGCACCGCGGCGATGGTGGGAAAAACTGTCCAAGTGCTGGTAGACGAAGCGGATGCAGCCACCAGTCTCTCCCTGGGTAGGACAGAATGGGACGCACCAGACGTGGACTGTCAGGTGCATATCCAGGGCGCCATGGAGCCGGGCACGTTCCGGGCTGTCCATATCACCGATTCAGACGGGTTCGACCTGTACGGCACCCCGGCGACGCACGAAGGCCGAAGTGCTCGGTCGGGCCGCCACAGGCATTCAAAAGTTCCGAGGGAACTCTCTCGTGTTTGAAAAGGAGCTATACACACCATGCACGACGCGTGAGGCACTGCCCTTTTCCTCACACCGACGAGTCCCCCGGTGGGAGGTTGTTATGAAAGTCTGTAAGATTCTCAGGCCAACCATGTTGCTCATCGCAGGCCTTGCCCTGCCCGGGTCAGGCCTGCACGCCCAGGTCGAGATGAGCCAGGACGTCAGCGAACTGGGGCCCCAGTTCCACTACGACGTCTCCGTAACCGCCTCGCCTCTGGACTCTACCACAAGTCGCGTGCACGTATACGTCAAAATCACATTTGACGAAATCCAATTCGTGCGCAGCGACTCGACCTTCCGCGGCTCCTATGAAGTCACGGCTGTCGTGCTTGACAAGAACAACGACCAAGTGGCGGGCAAGGTCTGGCGGGACGAGATGGCTACCGAACGGTACGAGCGGACCAGTTCCCGTGTGGATTACAACACCAGCTACGCAGCGTTTGACGTGGCTCCTGGAGATTACACGCTCACCCTGGGGGTAACGGACTTGGAGACGCGCGAACGGCGCCGGATCACCCGGCCCCTCCGCGTCCGAGACTATCGCAGAGAAAAGCTGGCGGTAAGTGACATCACCTTTGCCGCGGCGGTGGAGTACGATTCCCTCGGGCTCAGGTCAATGCGGCCAGACGTATCAGACAACACCATTGGCGTGAGTCGCAATCTGTTCGCTTGCTTTGAAATCTATACCCAACGGCCGCCGCAGCAGGCAAAAATCTCTTACCGCGTCCTTAATGCTCGCAACAAGGTAGTTTTCTCCCGCACCTACCACCGTCACTTACCCGCGTGGCGCACGCTGGAGTTTTTCCAGCTCGAGCCTGACAGCCTGGGCTACGGAAAATACACGCTGAGCCTGGACGTGTCAGCCGACGGCCTGCATGACCAGGTAGAGAAGGCGTTCAACGTCCGCTGGAGCGGTTTGCCAGCCACTGCCGCAGACCTCGACATGGCCATTGAACAGGTCAAGTACGTGGCTGACAAGAAAGAGTACGACGCGCTTCGCCGCGCGCAAGGGGACAGGAAACTGGCGGAGTTTATGCGGTTTTGGAAGCGTCGCGATCCTACCCCTGGCACAGAAGAAAACGAAGCTATGGACGAGCACTACCGCCGCGTGGAGTATGCCAACGAACGCTTCACCGTGTTCCGCGAGGGGTGGAAGACCGACATGGGGATGGTGTACATCATCCTCGGACCGCCAAATGACATCGAACGGCATCCATATCCGCCGGGCGACAAGCCCTATGAGATTTGGTATTACTACCGCATCAATCGCCAGTTCGTGTTCTACGATCCCACAGGCTTCGGCGAGTACCGACTGCTCAATCCCTACTCGATCTATGACCTCAACCGGATTCGCCAGTGACGCAGGAGGAGGCGTGAACAGACCAGGAGTCAATCCCATCAAACCGCGACGTCTGCACCCAGGCGACACCATTGGCATCGTGACCCCGGCCAGCCCCATGATTCCCGAGAGGCTTGCGAACGGGATTGCCTATCTCCGCGCCCGGGGGTACAACGTGGTGGAAGGACAGCATGTTTACGCGCAGCGCGGCTATCTGGCCGGCACCGATGCGGAACGGGCCGCAGACCTGAATCGGATGTTTGCCGATCCGGATATCAAGGCAGTGATCTGCTCTCGGGGCGGCTACGGTGTGTCACGCCTCCTGGATCAGATCGATTACGAGGCCCTACGCCAGCACCCGAAGATTTTCGTGGGGTATAGCGACCTTACCGCACTGCAACTGGCAATTTGGCAGCGCATCGGCCTGGTGACCTTTTCCGGGCCCATGGTGGCCGTGGAAATGGGCAAGGGCATCCACCCCTTCACGGAAGGGCACTTCTGGCGGATGTTGACAAGCGACAACCTCTCCGGTCCATTGCCGCATCCGGAGGGGAAAGCCCTGCAATGCCTTCGTCCCGGAAAGGCGCGGGGAAGATTGCTCGGCGGGTGTCTCTCCCTGATTGCCCCCCTCATGGGCACGCCGTTCATGCCCGCTCTTGACGGAGCAATCTTGGTCCTGGAGGACATCGACGAGGAGGTCTATCGTATCGACCGGTACTTCGCCCAGTTCCGCTCTGCGGGCATTCTCGACAAGATCGCGGGATTGGTCTTTGGCACGTTCATCAACTGGGAACCGAGTGAGCCGGACAAACCTTACTTGACCCTTGAGCAAGTGATTGACGACTATGTGAGCGATTTGCCGATTCCGGTTGCCACAGGTTTGGCATACGGTCATGGAGAAGCCAAGATCACCTTGCCCATTGGTCTGGAGGCAGAGCTGGATGCCGATGCGGGTACCTTGGCCATACTGGAGCCTGCGGTGGTGTAAGGTCTGAGAGGGGAGCCATTATGCCTCATCTGCGTCTTGCGGTTTTGGCCTCGGGAAGGGGCTCCAACTTGGAAGCCATTCTGCGTGCCATCGACCGCGGCGAACTAGACGCCGAGGTGGTGGTGGTGATAAGCAACAAGTCCACTGCCGGAGCGCTGGAGATTGCCCGCGCGCGAGGCATCGCGGCTGTGCATCTGTCCGCGCTGCAGTTTCAGTCGCAAGAAGAGTTCGACCAGGCCCTCTTGCAGCTGCTGGAGCGCCACCAGGTCAACTTTGTTGCCCTTGCTGGCTACCTCAAGATGCTCAGCCCGACCATCGTGCGTGCGTATCGGCATCGCATCTTGAACATTCACCCTGCGCTGCTGCCTTCTTTCGGCGGCAAGGGCCTTTACGGCCACCATGTGCATGAGGCGGTCTTGGCGTACGGTTGCAAGGTGTCCGGCGCCACGGTCCATTTGGTGGATGAGGAGTACGACACCGGACCGCCTGTGATTCAGGAGTGTGTGCCGGTGCTCGAGGATGATACGCCGGAAACCTTGGCAGCGCGGGTGCTGACGGTTGAGCATCGCATCTATGCGCAGGCGCTCCAGCTTTTCGCCGAGGATCGCATTGTGGTCGAGGGGCGGCGCGTCCGCGTGTTGCCACCTAAGGAGACGTGAGGTGGCGCGCAGGTGGCTTCACCTCGGCCTGCTCTTGCTTCTGGCGGCAGCCCTCAGCCGCTGCTTTCAAGCGCCGTCCACCGAGCTGCTCGACATCAGGGCCTTGGACTCAACCATCGTGGTGGAGCTCAAGTATGCCACATCCGACAACTTTGTCGGGCAGCCACTCTATGGGGCTAACGTGTGTTATCTTCGGCGGCCCACGGCAGAACGTCTGGCACGTGTGCAACAGCGCCTGCGCGCTCAAGGGCTGGGCCTGAAGGTCTATGACTGCTACCGGCCCCTCTCTGTGCAGTGGCGCATGTGGGAGCTTGTGCCTGATACCCGCTATGTGGCCGATCCTCGCAAAGGCTCGCGCCACAACCGCGGCGCTGCTGTAGATGTCACCCTGGTAGATACCGCTGGGCACGAGTTGCTCATGCCCAGCGCGTTCGACGATTTTAGCGAAAAGGCCAGCCGCAGCTACGCGCAGGCCCCGCCCGAGGCGCTACGCCATAGGGCGCTGCTCGAGGAAGCCATGACCGCTGAGGGGTTCATCCCGTTGGCCTCCGAGTGGTGGCACTTTGACGACCCTCAGTGGGAGCGCTATTCCGTTTTGGACATCCCTTTGGAGAAGCTCGCGGGCAACCAGCGCCCGCCGAACGAGACAGAAAGGAAACGCGAAATTCGATGAGACGACGAGCACTGATGAGCGTCTACGACAAGACCGGGATAGTTGCCTTCGCCCGCGGTGTGCACGAGCTGGGCTATGAGATTGTTTCTACCGGCGGAACGGAGAGGGTACTCCGCGAGGCGGGCGTGCCGGTCACCCCTGTGACGCAGGTTACTGGCTTTCCAGAGATTCTCTCCGGCCGAGTCAAGACCCTCCATCCTTCTGTGTTCGGTGGCATTTTGGCCCTGCGCGGCGACAAAAGCCATATGGCCGAGCTCGAAGAGCAGAAGATTGTGCCTGTCGACCTTGTGGTCGTCAACCTTTACCCGTTTGCGGCGACGGTTGCGCGGCAGGGGGTTGCGCTGAGCGAGGCCCTGGAGAACATCGACATCGGCGGGCCGGCCATGATTCGGGCCGCGGCAAAAAACTTTACCCACGTGGCGGTGGTCACCAGCCCCCAACAGTACAGCTGGGTGCTGGAGGAGATGCGCGCGCGCCAGGGGCTCCTTTCCGAGGAGTCACGACGGAAGCTGGCTGTGGAGGCCTTTGCCCTTACCGCCCGCTACGACGCGGCCATCGAGACCTTCTTGCGCACACTCGCCGACGATGATGCCACTTTGCCGGGCCGTATCTGGCTCTCCTTGGACAGGGTTGCGGGGCTCCGCTACGGCGAAAACCCGCACCAGCGTGCTGCCCTCTACGCACACGCCGATGCCGCGCCTGCCGGCCTCCTCGCGGCTAAGCAGCTGCAGGGCAAGGAGCTCTCGTTCAACAACTACCTCGATGCTCATGCCGCGCTTGGCCTCTTGGCAGAGTTTGACGAGCCCTGTGCGGTCATCCTCAAACACAACAACCCCTGTGGCGCCGCAGTGGCCGACGATGTGCTGGCTGCCTATCGCAAGGCACTGGCAACCGACCCAGTCTCCGCCTTTGGCGGCATCGTGGGGGTAAACAGACCCGTTACGGCAGAGCTGGCCCAAGAACTGAGCACGCTGTTCCTGGAGGTGGTGCTGGCCCCCCACTTTACGCCCGAAGCACAGCAAATCCTGGGGAGGAAGAAGAACCTTCGGCTCCTGCAACTCGACGACCGCAAGGAAACTGGCAGTGACAGCCTCGACATAAAGTGCATTGCCGGCGGCTACCTGGTGCAGGAACGGGACTATGAACCTGCTCCATCGCTCAAGGTAGTCACCAAACGCCAACCGTCCGCGGCGGAGTGGCAGGCGCTGCGATTTGGTTGGAAGGTAGTCAAGTGGGTCAAGTCCAATGCCGTGGTGTTCGTGGGCGCAGACCGCACGTTGGGCATTGGTGCCGGACAGATGTCAAGGGTTGACTCTTCCCGCATAGCGGTGATGAAGGCGGAGGCAGCAGGTCTATCCCTTCACGGCTCGGTGGTGGCCTCAGACGCCTTTTTCCCCTTCAGGGACGGCGTGGATGCG
It encodes:
- a CDS encoding NAD(P)/FAD-dependent oxidoreductase; translation: MKSRYDVVVVGAGPAGSTAARFAALGGASVLLLEKDREVGIPVRCAEGVGQKGLAQVVEAQERWIDRVIRGAFLYAPNGMRVCLETSDLGYILNRKLFDYDLARLAAEAGAEVLTKANVTGLILRDGVVHGVQLMHLGRAYTVQCSIVIGADGVESRVGRWAGLRTHVSLHDIESCAQVTASNVEIEDTHCHFYFGREVAPGGYAWVFPKGNGVANIGLGVSGDCARTKPAWVYLEQFLAARFPRVSVLTTVAGGVPVARPLKRMVSHGLMLVGDAARQANPVSGGGIVSGMIAAKIAGEVAAQAIKESDVSQQRLQEYADRWHDQEGKAHERFYRLKEAIWRLTDEDLNRTAEAYLRTAPEKRSLLNLFATALVNQPKLIVEAAKVFV
- a CDS encoding CDP-alcohol phosphatidyltransferase family protein, which translates into the protein MPELCDPQERRVLTIPNALSVARLCLLPFIYGLLRQETRQADLVAAALMAAGAATDFLDGVLARLLRQTSNVGRILDPLADKIFAIFILLVLVGLGRLPSWYAAAVVARDLIIVLGGAYLVLGKRFVSESNRAGKWAAFSIVVVILVHTLRIQSMAAPVRWLSLLLLLTSVVSYATVFARILQRRTLVSANAVADQAMKREA
- the ftsY gene encoding signal recognition particle-docking protein FtsY, with protein sequence MSGVMGRLRSGLVKTRQALSERLARVVGAARRADPEFLAELEEALIAADVGVMGAEAVVQRLGELLATRPGADSAQVLALLKEEMVSLLNRSDNSPFLAGEKPHVVLVVGVNGTGKTTTIGKLAYHYRQQGKKVLLAAADTFRAAASEQLAIWAERAGADLVSTKPGADPAAVAFDALNAALARGVDVLIVDTAGRLHTKVNLMEEVRKIRRVLERRLPGAPHEVLLVIDATTGQNGLSQARQFTQATGVSGIVLTKLDGTAKGGIAVAICQELGVPVRWVGVGEDIDDLAPFDAREFVEGLFA
- the rimO gene encoding 30S ribosomal protein S12 methylthiotransferase RimO, whose translation is MKIAVVPLGCPKNTVDLEWVLGALLGPGVQLVSRARTADAVIVHTCAFIRPAVEEAIETIVEVSRLKEAGKAKVIVTGCLPQRFGRRVAALLPAVDLVVSEREPRRIAARVRGLLGLPASPCSAERWSLGPAHYAYLKIAEGCDNRCAYCTIPIIKGKYRSRPIEAIVKEARGLAERGVQELIVVAQDTTYFGGETGGASSLPALLRALSSIDGPRWIRLMYTHPARVDDRLIEVLAEEERLCKYLDIPIQHASDRILAAMGRRTTRAQLEQVLQRLRDRIPGLALRSTVMVGFPGETEEDFQTLLDFLQDARFEHLGVFTYYPEQGTRAARMRGQLSDEEKQLRHAEVLDLQARLSAARTAAMVGKTVQVLVDEADAATSLSLGRTEWDAPDVDCQVHIQGAMEPGTFRAVHITDSDGFDLYGTPATHEGRSARSGRHRHSKVPRELSRV
- a CDS encoding GWxTD domain-containing protein, which translates into the protein MKVCKILRPTMLLIAGLALPGSGLHAQVEMSQDVSELGPQFHYDVSVTASPLDSTTSRVHVYVKITFDEIQFVRSDSTFRGSYEVTAVVLDKNNDQVAGKVWRDEMATERYERTSSRVDYNTSYAAFDVAPGDYTLTLGVTDLETRERRRITRPLRVRDYRREKLAVSDITFAAAVEYDSLGLRSMRPDVSDNTIGVSRNLFACFEIYTQRPPQQAKISYRVLNARNKVVFSRTYHRHLPAWRTLEFFQLEPDSLGYGKYTLSLDVSADGLHDQVEKAFNVRWSGLPATAADLDMAIEQVKYVADKKEYDALRRAQGDRKLAEFMRFWKRRDPTPGTEENEAMDEHYRRVEYANERFTVFREGWKTDMGMVYIILGPPNDIERHPYPPGDKPYEIWYYYRINRQFVFYDPTGFGEYRLLNPYSIYDLNRIRQ
- a CDS encoding LD-carboxypeptidase, producing MNRPGVNPIKPRRLHPGDTIGIVTPASPMIPERLANGIAYLRARGYNVVEGQHVYAQRGYLAGTDAERAADLNRMFADPDIKAVICSRGGYGVSRLLDQIDYEALRQHPKIFVGYSDLTALQLAIWQRIGLVTFSGPMVAVEMGKGIHPFTEGHFWRMLTSDNLSGPLPHPEGKALQCLRPGKARGRLLGGCLSLIAPLMGTPFMPALDGAILVLEDIDEEVYRIDRYFAQFRSAGILDKIAGLVFGTFINWEPSEPDKPYLTLEQVIDDYVSDLPIPVATGLAYGHGEAKITLPIGLEAELDADAGTLAILEPAVV
- the purN gene encoding phosphoribosylglycinamide formyltransferase; its protein translation is MPHLRLAVLASGRGSNLEAILRAIDRGELDAEVVVVISNKSTAGALEIARARGIAAVHLSALQFQSQEEFDQALLQLLERHQVNFVALAGYLKMLSPTIVRAYRHRILNIHPALLPSFGGKGLYGHHVHEAVLAYGCKVSGATVHLVDEEYDTGPPVIQECVPVLEDDTPETLAARVLTVEHRIYAQALQLFAEDRIVVEGRRVRVLPPKET
- the ddpX gene encoding D-alanyl-D-alanine dipeptidase — protein: MARRWLHLGLLLLLAAALSRCFQAPSTELLDIRALDSTIVVELKYATSDNFVGQPLYGANVCYLRRPTAERLARVQQRLRAQGLGLKVYDCYRPLSVQWRMWELVPDTRYVADPRKGSRHNRGAAVDVTLVDTAGHELLMPSAFDDFSEKASRSYAQAPPEALRHRALLEEAMTAEGFIPLASEWWHFDDPQWERYSVLDIPLEKLAGNQRPPNETERKREIR
- the purH gene encoding bifunctional phosphoribosylaminoimidazolecarboxamide formyltransferase/IMP cyclohydrolase, translated to MRRRALMSVYDKTGIVAFARGVHELGYEIVSTGGTERVLREAGVPVTPVTQVTGFPEILSGRVKTLHPSVFGGILALRGDKSHMAELEEQKIVPVDLVVVNLYPFAATVARQGVALSEALENIDIGGPAMIRAAAKNFTHVAVVTSPQQYSWVLEEMRARQGLLSEESRRKLAVEAFALTARYDAAIETFLRTLADDDATLPGRIWLSLDRVAGLRYGENPHQRAALYAHADAAPAGLLAAKQLQGKELSFNNYLDAHAALGLLAEFDEPCAVILKHNNPCGAAVADDVLAAYRKALATDPVSAFGGIVGVNRPVTAELAQELSTLFLEVVLAPHFTPEAQQILGRKKNLRLLQLDDRKETGSDSLDIKCIAGGYLVQERDYEPAPSLKVVTKRQPSAAEWQALRFGWKVVKWVKSNAVVFVGADRTLGIGAGQMSRVDSSRIAVMKAEAAGLSLHGSVVASDAFFPFRDGVDAAAEAGATAVIQPGGSVRDDEVIAAAEEHDMAMVFTGVRHFRH